The DNA sequence GTATCACAATCAAATCTCAAAGTGTGACGCTAGACTACAAGGCAAATAATGGTGAAATTTACCAGCTAAACTTTATTGATACGCCGGGCCATGTTGATTTCTCTTATGAAGTTTCTCGTTCTTTATCTGCTTGTGAAGGTGCGTTATTAATTGTTGATGCTTCACAAGGAGTCGAAGCTCAAACAGTGGCTAATTGTTATACCGCTCTTGAGCAAGGTCTGGAAGTGGTTGCAGTTTTGAATAAGATTGATCTTCCTGCTGCAGAGCCAGAACGTGTTATTGAAGAAATTGAAGATGTTATTGGCATCGAAGCAACTGATGCGGTACATGCTAGTGCGAAATCCGGTATTGGAATACAAGATATTTTAGAACAAATTGTTGAAAAAATACCTGCGCCTGAAGGTGAAATCGATGCCCCTATTAAGGCACTTATTATCGACTCTTGGTTTGATAATTACTTAGGCGTTGTATCGTTAATTCGTGTGATTGATGGTGAAATTAAAGCTAAAACGAAGATCAAAATTTTCTCTAATGGTGACGAACATTCAGTTGATGAAGTTGGTGTATTTACACCTAAACGCGTAAAGACTGATAGCTTGAAAGCTGGTGAAGTTGGATTTTTAATTGCCAACATTAAAAATATTGATGGTGCGCCAGTGGGTGATACCATTACCAGTGCTAAAAATTCGGTAGTTGAAGCGTTAGAAGGTTTTAAACCAGTGCAACCTAGAGTATTCGCAGGAATATTTCCTATCTCTGGCGAAGACTATGAAAAATTCCGTGATGCATTAGCAAAACTTCGACTTAACGATGCAGCTTTACAATACGAGCCTGAAAGTTCTGATGCATTAGGATTCGGTTTTAGAATCGGATTTTTGGGCTTGTTGCACATGGAGATTGTGCAGGAGCGACTTGAGCGCGAATATGATCTTGATCTTATTACTACAGCACCAACAGTTATTTACGAAATCTTAGACACTAAAGGCATTATTCATCATGTTGATAGCCCTTCTAAAATGCCTGAAAATCAAGCGATTGCAGAGTTTAGAGAGCCGATTATCACTGCTAATATTTTAGTAACGGACGAGTATGTAGGTGCGGTTATTAGTTTGTGCATTGAAAAACGTGGCATGCAAAAATCTATTACTTACATGGGTAGACAAGTGCAGTTGGTCTATGAGCTACCACTTAATGAAGTTGTGCTTGATTTCTTTGATCGTCTAAAGTCTGTATCTCGTGGCTTTGCCTCTATGGATTATCAATTTACACGCTATCAAGAATCGGATCTTATTCGCCTAGATATCATGATTAATCAAGAGCCTGTAGATGCTTTAGCACTTATTATTCATCGTGATGATTCTATACGTAAAGGTAGGGAGTTAGCCGAGAAAATGAAAGAACTAATTCCGCGTCAAATGTTTGATGTCGCTATTCAGGCTTGTATTGGTGTGAAGATTATTTCTCGTGCGAACGTGAAAGCGCTTAGGAAAAATGTAACAGCGAAATGTTATGGTGGCGATGTCTCACGTAAGCGTAAATTACTTGATAAGCAGAAAAAAGGTAAAAAACGTATGCGTAGTGTAGGTCGAGTAGATATCCCTCAAGAGGCGTTCTTAGCAGTGCTTCATATCGACTAAAAGCCTTACGATCTTAAGATAATAAGCGCTCTATGACAAACTTAGAGCCGAAATAGGCAACGACTAATAACCCAAATCCAATTTGAGTAGCGGTAATCGCTTGTTTTCCACGCCAACCAAAAGTGCTTCGTCCAATCACTAGTATTGCAAAAATACCCCAAGCAATGATCGACAAAATAGTCTTATGCATCAGTTGCTGTGCAAAGAAATTATCAATAAAAATAAAGCCACTAATTAAAGATAAAGTTAGCAGATAAAAACCAATTCTTAAATTTTGGAACAGTAATCTTTCCATGGTTTGCAGAGGCGGCAACTTATTAATAAAAACGTTAATACTACGATCATGAAGATGGCGCTCTTGAACTTTCAATAAGATTGATTGACATACAGCTAAAGCCAATAGGGCGTAAGCAGTTATTGATAAAAAAACATGTGAAGCGATACTTAAAGGAATGAGGTTATCGCCAGTATCTGGAAATAAAATACCAAACACCAATGACAAAGCTGCTAATGGATAAACCAAAATTCCCAGCGCATGTACAGGTTTAGAAATAGAAGAAAGGAATAGCAAAATAGCCACCAACCAGCCAACGAAAGACGTGCTATTTGCTAGTCCAAATACAACACCATCAGGCGTCCAAAAATTAGTAAAGGTAAGTGTTTGAGCAATAATAGCAAAACTAATGAGTAATGAGGTAGTTTGTTGGCGAGGATGCTTAAGTTCATTCTGGCTAAAAAAACGCATCAGCAAAAGGGCTGCAGCAAGGTAAGCTGATATTGCGAAATAAGATAAAAACATATTTAACTTGTTGGATTAATACAAGCTATTATAATACGATACTTTGATTCAATAATTGTAATAATGTTTGATAATTTAACCGAGCGCCTATCCAATAGTTTTAAAACCCTTCAGGGTAAAAGTAAACTTTCCCAGTCTAATATTAAAGAGGCTATTCGCGAAGTTCGTCGAGCTTTATTAGAAGCCGATGTAGCGCTTGAGGTTATCAAAGCCTTTTTGGATCGTGTACAAGAAAAAGCATTAGGTTTAAAAGTTGGCGAAGGACTCAACCCTTCCCAGGCTTTTATCAAGTTAGTTGAAACTGAATTAACCGACATTATCGGCGGTGAAAACAAAACCCTAGATCTTAAAACTCAACCGCCAGCAGTGGTTATGGTGGCAGGTCTTCAAGGTGCAGGTAAAACAACTTCTATCGCTAAGCTGGCGCACTATCTAAAAGAACGTGAAAACAAAAAAGTATTGGTCGTTAGTGCGGATGTTTATCGTCCAGCTGCTATTGAGCAGTTAGAGGTTTTAGCCAAACAGGTTGGAATAGATTTCTTCCCATCAAGTATTGATCAAAAGCCAGAAAAAATAGTTGCCGATGCTAAAAGACATGCGCAAAAACAATTTCATGACGTGCTTTTGGTTGATACTGCTGGCCGTTTGCATGTAGATAGTGAGATGATGGATGAAATTCAAATCTTGCAAAAACAAGTCAATCCTATTGAAACCTTATTCGTAGTTGACTCAATGACTGGCCAAGATGCAGCGCATACAGCCAAATCTTTTGCAGATGCATTGCCATTAACGGGTGTTATCTTAACTAAAACTGATGGTGATGCACGTGGCGGTGCTGCACTGTCTGTGCGCTATATTACTGGTAAGCCAATTAAGTTTTTGGGTGTTGGTGAAAAAATTGATGCGCTAGAACCTTTTCATCCAGATCGTATTGTTTCAAGATTATTGGGCATGGGTGATGTGTTATCTTTGGTGGAAGAAATTTCACGAAAAGTTGACCATAAAAAGGCAGAAAAATCCGTTAAAAAAATGGCCAAAGGTCAGTTTGATTTATCCGATATGCGTGATCAGCTCTTACAAATGGAGCAAATGGGTGGCATGGAAGCCTTGATGGATAAAATGCCTGGCATGGGGCAAATTCCTCAAAGTGTTAAAAATCAGATGATGGGTGGGGTGGATACCAAGCGTATGGTAGCCATTATTAATTCCATGACGCCCAAAGAGCGATCACATACCAAACTCATTAAAGGCTCTCGCAAAAACCGTATTGCCAAAGGCTCTGGCACCGGCCCACAAGACGTTAACAAGTTGTTAAAGCAATTTGAGAAAATGCAAAAACAAATGAAGAAAATGGGCGGCGGAAAAATGCAAAAAATGATGGCAAAAATGGCGGGTGCTCAAGGTGGAGAAATGCCAACGGGTATGCCAGATCTATCCAAGATGAAATTACCTGGTATCGGTGGTGGAAACAAATTTCCTTTTTAGAAAACACTTATAAAAATTTCGAAAATAATGCGAATTGCAATATTTCTAGATTTAAAAGACATTAATCACCCTTAAAAAGACTAATTTAAAGCCAAAAAAAGCATTTTTGAGTGGTTTTTATCTGAAATATTGCTGTTATAGTAAAGACTTATAATGCAATGACCATAATTTCGGAAATAATCGAAATGACTGGTTTCATCCCTAAATAACAAGTATTTTTTTATTCTGCAAGGCGAAGTTTGTAAAGTTTGATTGAGCATAATCAATCTATGCGATTGAAAATTTTAAAAATCTAACAAAACAGAAGGGAAAAATAAGAAGCTATTTTATTCGGTATCTGGCAGATTGAGCATGCGCTTGCAACCCTTCACCATCAGCAAGTGTTGCAGCAATTTCGCCTAAGACATTAGCGCCTTCATCAGATACCATGATTAAGCTTGATTTCTTTTGGAAGTCATAAACACCTAGGGGCGATGAAAAACGTGCTGTGCCAGATGTCGGTAAAACATGATTTGGACCTGCGCAATAGTCACCTAAAGATTCACACGTGTGACGACCCATAAATATTGCACCCGCATGTTTAATGCCGTCGAGCATGCTTTGTGGATCTTCAACTGACAACTCTAAATGCTCAGGAGCGATCTGATTAGAGATCTCAACTGCCTCATCCATGTCTTTGGTTAGAATAAGAGCGCCACGGTCTTTTAAAGCAGTGGCAATAATAGCCTTACGCTCCATTGTTGGTAATAATTTAGCGATACTCGCTTGAACTTGATCGATAAAATCTGCATCTGGACATAACAAGATAGATTGCGCATCTTCATCATGCTCAGCTTGAGAAAACAAATCCATAGCAATCCAATCAGGGTTGGTTTTACCATCACAAATAATCAAAATTTCACTCGGTCCAGCGATCATATCGATGCCAACTTGACCAAATACTGCGCGCTTAGCCGTGGCGACATAGATATTACCTGGGCCAACAATCTTATCAACTTTAGGAATAGTTTGCGTACCATAAGCAAGGGCTGCAACAGCTTGTGCGCCACCAACAGTAAAGACAGTGTCTACACCTGAAATATAAGCCGCAGCAAGTACTAATTGGTTAACAACGCCATCTGGGGTTGGAACCACCATAATAAGTTCTTCAACACCCGCTACCTTTGCAGGAATGGCATTCATAAGTACTGAAGATGGATAAGCAGCCTTTCCACCAGGAACATAAAGACCAACGCGATCAAGTGGTGTTATTTTTTGACCCAACATAGTACCGTTATCTTCAGTGTAAGTCCAAGTGGCTTGCTTTTGCTTTTGATGATAATTATTAACCCGATCAGCTGCTGTTTTTAATGCAGTTTTTTGTTTATCATCAAGTGTGTCATATGCCTCTTTTAAGGTTGATACTTTGATAGTTAGCTCACCTATATTACTAACACTCATTCTGTCAAACTGATTAGTATAGTCAACTAAGGCTTTGTCGCCATCAGTGCGAATATTAGCAATAATATCATCCACAGTTTTTGCAACATTTTTGTTAGATACAGCTTCCCAGGCGAGAAGCTTATTTAAATTATCTTGAAAATCTGACTGGGCTGATGAAAGCTTAGCGATCATAGACTTTTCTCAATAGCATCAACCCAAGATTTAATCGCTGTATTTTGAGTTTTAAACGAAGCACTATTAACTACCAGTCTTGAACTAATGTCTTCAATATGATCCAGCGGAATAAGGCCATTAGCTTTAAGTGTATTGCCTGTATCTACGATATCTACAATACAATGTGATAAACCAACCACAGGTGCTAATTCCATCGCACCATAAAGTTTGATGATTTCACAAGGCTGATCTTTTTGTTCAAAATATTTTTTTGCAGATTTAACATACTTAGTTGCTACTTTTAAAATATTACCTTGCTGGTAGTTTTCAGATTTAGCAGCCACCATAAGTCTACATTTAGCAATGCCTAAATCTAGCATTTCAAATAATCCATTAGCACCATGTTCAAGTAGTATATCTTTGCCAGTAATACCCATATCAGCAGCACCATGCTGAACAAAAACAGGTACGTCAGTGCCACGGATAATAACAACTTTAACATCATCAAGATTGGTATCTAGAATTAGCTTACGAGAGTTTAGTTCTTCGGCAGCAATTTCCAACCCGGCTTTTTTTAATAAAGGTAGGGTTTGTTCTAAAATTCTACCTTTAGATAGTGCAATGGTTAACATGATATTTCTCTCTAATCTTGTATGCGCTCAATTTGAGCACCTAATAATTTTAATTTTTCTTCAATGGTTTCATATCCGCGATCAAGGTGATAAACACGTTCGATTGTGGTTGTGCCTTTTGCTACCAAACCTGCAAGCACCAAAGAAGCTGAAGCTCGCAGGTCAGTTGCCATCAAATTTGCACCCGTGAGCAATTTTACACCTTTACAAATAACCGTGTTACCTTCTAAAGTTAGGTCTGCTCCCATACGAGATAGCTCTGGAATGTGCATAAAGCGATTCTCAAATATGGTCTCAGTGATAGCT is a window from the Candidatus Thioglobus sp. genome containing:
- the lepA gene encoding translation elongation factor 4, with protein sequence MKNIRNFSIIAHIDHGKSTIADRFIQFCGGLSDREMSAQVLDSMDIEKERGITIKSQSVTLDYKANNGEIYQLNFIDTPGHVDFSYEVSRSLSACEGALLIVDASQGVEAQTVANCYTALEQGLEVVAVLNKIDLPAAEPERVIEEIEDVIGIEATDAVHASAKSGIGIQDILEQIVEKIPAPEGEIDAPIKALIIDSWFDNYLGVVSLIRVIDGEIKAKTKIKIFSNGDEHSVDEVGVFTPKRVKTDSLKAGEVGFLIANIKNIDGAPVGDTITSAKNSVVEALEGFKPVQPRVFAGIFPISGEDYEKFRDALAKLRLNDAALQYEPESSDALGFGFRIGFLGLLHMEIVQERLEREYDLDLITTAPTVIYEILDTKGIIHHVDSPSKMPENQAIAEFREPIITANILVTDEYVGAVISLCIEKRGMQKSITYMGRQVQLVYELPLNEVVLDFFDRLKSVSRGFASMDYQFTRYQESDLIRLDIMINQEPVDALALIIHRDDSIRKGRELAEKMKELIPRQMFDVAIQACIGVKIISRANVKALRKNVTAKCYGGDVSRKRKLLDKQKKGKKRMRSVGRVDIPQEAFLAVLHID
- the ccsA gene encoding cytochrome c biogenesis protein CcsA yields the protein MFLSYFAISAYLAAALLLMRFFSQNELKHPRQQTTSLLISFAIIAQTLTFTNFWTPDGVVFGLANSTSFVGWLVAILLFLSSISKPVHALGILVYPLAALSLVFGILFPDTGDNLIPLSIASHVFLSITAYALLALAVCQSILLKVQERHLHDRSINVFINKLPPLQTMERLLFQNLRIGFYLLTLSLISGFIFIDNFFAQQLMHKTILSIIAWGIFAILVIGRSTFGWRGKQAITATQIGFGLLVVAYFGSKFVIERLLS
- the ffh gene encoding signal recognition particle protein; the protein is MFDNLTERLSNSFKTLQGKSKLSQSNIKEAIREVRRALLEADVALEVIKAFLDRVQEKALGLKVGEGLNPSQAFIKLVETELTDIIGGENKTLDLKTQPPAVVMVAGLQGAGKTTSIAKLAHYLKERENKKVLVVSADVYRPAAIEQLEVLAKQVGIDFFPSSIDQKPEKIVADAKRHAQKQFHDVLLVDTAGRLHVDSEMMDEIQILQKQVNPIETLFVVDSMTGQDAAHTAKSFADALPLTGVILTKTDGDARGGAALSVRYITGKPIKFLGVGEKIDALEPFHPDRIVSRLLGMGDVLSLVEEISRKVDHKKAEKSVKKMAKGQFDLSDMRDQLLQMEQMGGMEALMDKMPGMGQIPQSVKNQMMGGVDTKRMVAIINSMTPKERSHTKLIKGSRKNRIAKGSGTGPQDVNKLLKQFEKMQKQMKKMGGGKMQKMMAKMAGAQGGEMPTGMPDLSKMKLPGIGGGNKFPF
- the hisD gene encoding histidinol dehydrogenase, producing the protein MIAKLSSAQSDFQDNLNKLLAWEAVSNKNVAKTVDDIIANIRTDGDKALVDYTNQFDRMSVSNIGELTIKVSTLKEAYDTLDDKQKTALKTAADRVNNYHQKQKQATWTYTEDNGTMLGQKITPLDRVGLYVPGGKAAYPSSVLMNAIPAKVAGVEELIMVVPTPDGVVNQLVLAAAYISGVDTVFTVGGAQAVAALAYGTQTIPKVDKIVGPGNIYVATAKRAVFGQVGIDMIAGPSEILIICDGKTNPDWIAMDLFSQAEHDEDAQSILLCPDADFIDQVQASIAKLLPTMERKAIIATALKDRGALILTKDMDEAVEISNQIAPEHLELSVEDPQSMLDGIKHAGAIFMGRHTCESLGDYCAGPNHVLPTSGTARFSSPLGVYDFQKKSSLIMVSDEGANVLGEIAATLADGEGLQAHAQSARYRIK
- the hisG gene encoding ATP phosphoribosyltransferase, translating into MLTIALSKGRILEQTLPLLKKAGLEIAAEELNSRKLILDTNLDDVKVVIIRGTDVPVFVQHGAADMGITGKDILLEHGANGLFEMLDLGIAKCRLMVAAKSENYQQGNILKVATKYVKSAKKYFEQKDQPCEIIKLYGAMELAPVVGLSHCIVDIVDTGNTLKANGLIPLDHIEDISSRLVVNSASFKTQNTAIKSWVDAIEKSL